A genomic stretch from Leptospira andrefontaineae includes:
- a CDS encoding LIC10604 family protein, whose protein sequence is MKIVWIILFSLVGFIVLLVLSGYLLPKDHIASVEKDFSSSSENIFKIIRNIREYKDWRSGLESVNIESDKIWIESDSHGNNIRFGIIEERFPNYLHTKILSEDLPFGGGWEFDIHQNGPNTKLKITENGFVTNPLFRVLSKFVFGHDATMKVYLEDLSKKLETSEK, encoded by the coding sequence ATGAAGATTGTTTGGATCATTTTGTTTAGCTTGGTAGGTTTTATAGTCTTACTTGTGCTTTCAGGATATTTACTTCCGAAAGATCATATTGCAAGTGTGGAGAAAGATTTTTCTTCTTCTTCTGAAAACATTTTTAAGATAATTCGGAATATCCGGGAATATAAGGATTGGAGAAGCGGGTTAGAATCCGTAAATATAGAATCCGATAAAATTTGGATAGAATCTGATTCTCACGGGAATAATATTCGTTTTGGAATTATAGAGGAACGTTTTCCTAACTATTTACATACTAAAATATTAAGCGAAGATCTTCCTTTTGGCGGAGGTTGGGAATTCGATATTCATCAGAATGGCCCGAATACAAAATTGAAAATTACTGAAAATGGTTTTGTAACGAATCCACTATTTAGAGTTCTTTCTAAATTTGTATTCGGGCATGACGCAACTATGAAAGTTTATTTGGAAGATCTCAGTAAGAAGTTGGAAACGTCCGAGAAGTGA
- a CDS encoding glycosyl hydrolase family 5, producing MKRIQKYIIALGVICIFACSPEKNISPELIGLLGNDTNPNFRSQYSSLGFNTESTTSHSLDYINNELERKILVGDKTYNGVIDKIFLDGLGREVSFRGFNISGNVKLVQHGFKPFANDSDAETAFNRLGKTTGSNMIRFTIAWEGTHPSVNTINYTYLDAIISQMRKAISKKMYILLDYHQDLYSRHLFNKNSWHTGNGAPSWIISGSSYPSEYCGIICATWSQNNLTNEAVRKGFRNFWNNTSISTSSGTRYVQTEYLWQIGKTVAYIKEKLSPEEFDYIVGLDPFNEPVDGGMEGLSPAQWDNQKLWPFYRKVRETLTQNGWQNKLVFAEPLVFWNTNVGVVAPATGGGHLTTLPGEGFAFNSHFYDAGRMGTDLTGIDNATYFKYLDEIRKEARFLNIPSFLSEFGMWLKGVGAKDTPRMINAVYQAMEISDKAQTSKTRFADFYNPIVSGTQWHWDYYYDKHNEYMNGNSSKLITTKDAWNNEDFSVIGNYGTTFNMDYHVTQRAYVRRIQGRAISSHYNAIGYDTWNNVFAWAAIKTLQNGTKYFGDKRFILVVWKGRSSDAPTEIYLPPHFNRNDTALITEKRIYNKQIPGIILQESNEAILTDDRNRESGSGNLALIWDDLDPEEDPNEAIHYALLVDGLGSTFDIQALQTLQAGLNIRILNEKKSPIYFTGKMTYGGYPTEQ from the coding sequence ATGAAGAGAATACAAAAATATATAATCGCCCTCGGTGTTATCTGCATTTTCGCCTGCAGTCCGGAAAAAAATATATCTCCGGAATTAATTGGCCTACTCGGAAACGATACAAATCCAAATTTTAGGTCCCAATATTCCAGTTTAGGATTTAATACGGAATCTACTACTTCGCATAGTCTGGACTATATAAACAATGAATTAGAACGCAAGATCTTAGTTGGGGATAAAACTTATAACGGAGTCATCGATAAAATTTTCTTGGATGGCTTAGGAAGGGAAGTATCCTTCCGCGGGTTCAATATCTCAGGGAATGTAAAACTTGTTCAACACGGTTTCAAACCTTTTGCAAATGATTCGGATGCGGAAACTGCGTTTAATAGATTAGGAAAGACCACCGGTTCCAATATGATCCGATTCACAATTGCCTGGGAAGGAACTCATCCTTCTGTGAACACGATCAATTATACATATTTGGATGCTATTATTTCTCAGATGAGAAAAGCGATCTCCAAGAAGATGTATATTCTACTCGATTACCACCAAGATCTTTATTCAAGACATCTATTTAATAAAAACTCCTGGCATACCGGAAATGGTGCTCCTTCTTGGATTATCTCAGGGAGTTCTTATCCTTCGGAATATTGCGGGATTATCTGTGCAACTTGGAGCCAAAACAATCTTACAAACGAAGCAGTTCGCAAAGGTTTCCGGAATTTTTGGAATAATACATCTATTTCTACTTCTTCAGGGACAAGATATGTTCAAACTGAATATCTTTGGCAGATCGGAAAGACAGTAGCCTATATTAAAGAAAAATTAAGTCCAGAAGAGTTCGATTATATAGTAGGATTGGATCCGTTTAACGAACCTGTGGACGGAGGAATGGAAGGTTTAAGTCCCGCACAATGGGATAACCAAAAATTATGGCCTTTTTATAGAAAGGTAAGAGAAACCCTAACACAAAATGGATGGCAGAATAAACTAGTATTTGCGGAACCATTGGTGTTCTGGAACACAAACGTAGGAGTTGTCGCCCCTGCAACCGGAGGAGGACATTTAACTACCCTTCCCGGAGAAGGATTCGCATTCAATTCTCACTTTTATGATGCAGGAAGAATGGGAACAGATCTAACAGGAATAGACAACGCCACCTATTTCAAATATTTAGATGAGATCCGGAAAGAAGCAAGATTCTTGAATATTCCATCTTTCTTAAGTGAATTCGGAATGTGGTTAAAAGGTGTTGGCGCAAAAGACACTCCTAGAATGATCAATGCAGTCTACCAAGCTATGGAAATCTCAGACAAGGCTCAGACTAGTAAAACAAGATTCGCGGACTTCTACAATCCGATCGTATCCGGTACCCAATGGCATTGGGATTATTATTATGATAAACATAACGAATATATGAACGGCAACAGTTCTAAACTTATCACTACCAAGGATGCTTGGAACAATGAAGACTTCTCAGTGATCGGGAATTATGGAACTACATTCAATATGGATTATCATGTGACCCAGAGGGCATATGTCAGAAGGATCCAAGGAAGAGCTATAAGTTCTCATTATAACGCAATTGGATATGATACATGGAATAATGTATTTGCATGGGCTGCGATTAAAACTCTTCAGAACGGAACAAAATACTTCGGTGATAAAAGATTCATCTTAGTAGTTTGGAAAGGAAGAAGTTCGGATGCTCCTACTGAAATTTATCTGCCTCCTCATTTTAATAGAAATGATACTGCTCTAATCACAGAGAAACGTATCTATAACAAACAAATCCCCGGAATAATACTGCAAGAATCGAACGAAGCAATCTTAACGGACGATAGGAATCGAGAAAGTGGCTCTGGAAACTTGGCATTAATCTGGGATGATCTTGATCCGGAAGAAGATCCGAACGAAGCCATACACTATGCACTCTTAGTAGATGGATTGGGCTCTACGTTTGATATCCAAGCATTACAGACTTTGCAAGCGGGGTTAAATATTAGAATATTAAACGAAAAGAAGAGCCCGATATACTTTACTGGCAAAATGACTTATGGAGGTTATCCGACCGAACAATAA